In the genome of Arabidopsis thaliana chromosome 4, partial sequence, the window AGTTGGTTATTGTTTCCTTGCacagagaacaaagaagacTTTTGACACAGCATCTGCATCGGAGGGTAAAGATTACTAACAATCTTAATTAGGTTTGATATATTAGTGGTCGTCATTCATCAGCCTCTTTAGCTGATTACTAAGACATTTGTTCTGTTTATTGTGCAGTAGGAGATGATATGGCAACCGCAGACTCACTACAGCTCGACTATAGAACAATCCAAACTGCAACAAATGATTTTGCAGAGAGTAATAAGATTGGTCGAGGTGGTTTTGGTGAGGTTTACAAGGTATACTATAATATCTTCAAGTACACCCTAGGTTAAGTACTTCGTATTGATTCTTTGATTGGATAACGAGATGATGCTGATTAAAAAGTTAAACGGATAGGGTACATTTTCAAATGGGAAAGAAGTTGCGGTGAAGAGATTGTCGAAAAATTCAAGACAAGGCGAAGCGGAGTTCAAGACCGAGGTTGTTGTAGTTGCCAAGCTTCAACACAGAAATTTGGTTAGGCTTCTTGGATTTTCATTACAAGGAGAGGAAAGAATTTTGGTCTACGAGTATATGCCTAACAAAAGCCTTGATTGCTTACTATTTGGTCTGTTGCATTTCAATGATTCTTTGACCATTAATCTTGAAACTTGGGGTTGCTAATCTCAAGATTTAACTGTAATCCATGGATTTGCACAGACCCTACAAAGCAAACTCAGCTGGACTGGATGCAGCGATACAATATCATTGGAGGAATTGCTCGGGGGATTCTAtatcttcatcaagattcaCGGCTCACAATCATACACCGTGACCTTAAAGCAAGTAACATTCTCCTAGATGCGGATATAAATCCGAAAATTGCAGATTTTGGAATGGCTAGGATCTTCGGATTGGACCAAACCCAGGATAACACAAGCCGAATAGTTGGTACCTAGTAAGTGTTCCACCTAACATCTCATACGTTAAAGTTTGttggaaattttattttgccaACATATATACTAAAGTTTTGTTGTGGATTCCAGCGGTTACATGGCTCCCGAGTATGCGATGCATGGCCAATTCTCAATGAAATCTGATGTCTATAGCTTCGGAGTGTTAGTTCTTGAGATTATAAGTGGTAGGAAGAATAGTAGCTTCGACGAGTCAGACGGCGCACAAGACTTGCTCACACATGTAAGTTTTTAGGCAATCAATATATACCTCTCTTACATTACAACACGTAACGTTAGTAGCTAGAACTGATTTATTGATTGATATTCTAGACTTGGAGGCTTTGGACTAACAGAACAGCATTAGACCTCGTGGATCCACTTATAGCAAATAACTGCCAGAATAGCGAAGTGGTTCGATGCATCCATATCGGTCTTTTATGTGTTCAAGAAGATCCTGCAAAGCGTCCGACAATATCAACCGTTTTCATGATGCTCACTAGTAATACTGTGACCTTACCAGTGCCTCGGCAACCAGGGTTTTTCATTCAAAGTAGTCCCGTAAAGGACCCGACTGATTCAGATCAGTCTACCACGACCAAGTCTACTCCAGCATCTATTGACGATGAATTGATCACTGATTTATATCCGCGCTAAATATGATGTTTACCTTCACGGTTGTAATGAAGTTTAAgcatatattttcatatttctaGGTGTGATCAACCCAAtaaattgtttagttttgatttggtttgttaaAACCATATGTGtactttgttttgattttttattaaagaatAATTAGATATGGAGAGAAATGAGAAATGGAGAGAACACTTAGAATGTTGGCAATTGGCATTAAAGTTTGGTCCATTCTAAAAATTTGGCCAATCCAAAATCTGTAACTTTGGATTTCATTTCAGCGTCTATGAGGATATTACCTGCTTTGAAGTCACAATGTCTGATTGAGAGTCGTGAATGATGAAGATATATAATCGCTTTAGCAATACCTCCAATGATCTTGTACCTTCTGATTTGGGAACAGAGGGAAAACAGAGTAATGTGGGAAGGTGATTTACATGATTTGTAAAAGtagtaaaataaatgaaatgtgAAACCATCTAGCACgtcaaagttttttcttttcttactttgttataaactaactaactaatacaattttttgaaAGTCAAAGTCACCTATATGATGAACATCAacttttattgttattcaaaTGTTAGACTAAAACACGTGGAAGTGACAACCAGAGAAaatagatttataaattttctatgttttgacGTCTATCAATCTATTTCCGAGAAAAATATGGGTTGGAATTGAATATTATTGAAGTGAGGTTGATGATTATTCCGCTTGGCGCCGAGACTTTGGGTCAAAAAGACAGCACAGTTAAAGTTCCTTACCAGACAAGTAACAAACGAACAGTTATaagttaaaacaataatttcaCAACCCTAGTTTATTCAGTTTGTAGCcctaattaattttcttactcaAAAAGTTTAGTTTCACTAAATTATTGTCGAGATATCAGTTGCTTGTAATCTtattcataaaacaaaataggttATTTCAACAAGGCCTTTTCCAATAATTTGACTTTTGTTGTTAATAAAAAGGaatgacataaaaaaaaatcgtttacATTGACTTTGATTGATGACTTATGGTCGTCACAAACTATTCACGTTAATAAATGGAAGCTGCATGATGTGAAACTCAAATCAACGAAGTCGAAAAAAACACCATGTCTTCTCTGATCTCTTttatcttccttttccttttctcattCCTCACTAGCTTCAAAGCTTCCGCTCAAGATCCTTTTTACTTAAATCATTATTGTCCAAATACGACAACTTACTCAAGATTCAGCACTTACTCCACCAATCTCAGAACCCTTTTGTCCTCTTTTGCTTCCCGCAACGCCTCTTACTCCACCGGATTCCAGAACGTCACGGTGGGACAAACCCCCGACCTGGTCACCGGACTTTTCCTCTGCCGCGGAGACCTCTCGCCGGAAGTTTGCAGTAACTGCGTTGCCTTCTCCGTTGACGAAGCGTTAACTAGGTGTCCAAGTCAGAGAGAAGCTGTGTTCTATTACGAGGAGTGTATACTCAGATACTCTGACAAGAATATTCTATCGACGGCCATTACAAACGAAGGAGAATTTATCTTGAGTAACACCAACACTATTTCTCCTAATCAAAGTCAAATAAACCAGTTTATAGTTTTGGTGCAATCTAATATGAACCAAGCTGCCATGGAAGCAGCCAACAGTTCTAGAAAATTCTCTACGATAAAGACCGAATTGACCGAACTCCAGACTTTGTACGGGCTTGTTCAATGCACTCCTGATCTTACAAGTCAAGACTGTTTGAGATGTCTGACAAGATCCATCAATAGAATGCCACTTTCTAGAATTGGAGCAAGACAGTTTTGGCCAAGTTGTAATTCAAGGTACGAGCTTTACTCGTTCTACAACGAAACTACCATTGGAACAccatctccaccaccaccaccgtcgCCAAGCAGAGCAAATTGATGTGCTGCTTTTTACGTCGAAGTTTTGGCCAAGTTGTAATTCGTTTTGCTCTGCTTTACAAATTGACGTGTTGCTTTTTCTCTGCGTTTAAAATTGGTATCATCGAAATAAAGTAACTCAGTTTCTTACAATCAAAGAGATAAGGATTGTGAAGCAGCTAATGAGTCTTCTTATTTTGTCTTTACTTCAGTCTTCTCGTCTTTGATAGTGAATTGCTCATCTAGCTTTCTTAATCTTAGACTTGGTCAATGTTTTGGCTTTTCTCATACTAAACCAattaatacataaaatatttaatttattttctattacaATTATCTAGATATTTTTAGCTACACGTGATTGAAACGTGTCTCAAGCTACACCAACGCTCTTCCTCACAAACTGAATTCGTCGTCGATAGTGGTTGCTCTTGCTATCTTGATGTTTACTTCGTCTGATCGTTGAACTGGCCCGCTGCAACATTCTGAGTGTTCCAAGTGATTATTCTAGTTGTGCGTAACACCGTAACAGTAAAAATGAGCTAAGGAAAGCGAGATGCAAGGGAGAACCAACAGAAGCATAAGTTTTTCCTCTGTTATTACTAAtggaaaaaaactttctttttcattttctaattCCTTGTCAGATTTCtcagcttctcttctttttgttttgtgtaagACTTGGTCGGAGTCTTAGATTACGCTGATGATTAAAAActactaaaaaagaaaaaaaaaagaatattacgCAAATGTTCTCGATGCATTGACCAAGTCctcttctggttctggctcCATTTTCACATGCAGGCCCATAACCAATTTTAACGAGATTTGTTGCATGAAAAGCCGATTGTTTTTCCTTGGCAGtaacgaaaaaaaattagttactttttaaaaactagggttttgaataatatcattaaaatcaaatagaaCGAACTAGGGTTTTGGCATCATACACCGCCTCATTCAATTATTAACAAAGCTGAGTCTTCTTCACGGAGAAATCACGGCTGAGCTAGGTCTCATATACCTTGCATCAATATCTTGGGCCTTTACTAGGATCGGAGATACATCAAACATAAAATACTTCTcggttttattttctctttccttATGTATATGTGAATGCctttaaaaattttgattgCCTTTTTTCTCGTTTTGGAATAGTCATGAGAAGCTGAGAACCAAAAAGGAAATATTTCTCACCTTTGCAACTAGCTAGATGGAGCTTATGGATGCAAAATTCGTTTTAAAACACATTGTATTCGGATGATGTCAAAATATTTCACATTCATATAGCAAATTCATGTTTATATATTCCGATATTaactttaaatattaaaacttataTGCTGTAGATTCATATCCGGGTGAAAACACGAAAGGACTTATGATGGAACCATTATATGGAACGACGTCATGTGGAATATCAAGTTATTTAACTTCTCGCGAGTAAGACTATAAAAAGTAATAGAATAATTAGTAACTAACAATATCAGATAACGATAGGCAGATGATTTGGTAATACTATTTTAGTATCACTACATCACAATAACCATACTAGCATATACgatatacaaattaataaattatcgtgcttaaaacaaaaacctattatcaacCAATAATTTCTTCGCATCAGTGGCGACAATTTTTTCAGCCCCAGAATGATTCTTTGAAGAATAGTCAACAAAGATTCCTAATTTCAACAATTCTGTTCAAGGAAAAGTACGAAACAAATTCTACTGCTAGCTAGTTTCTCTCATGTATATCTAAATTCTATTACTAGTAATTAAGATCTTTGAAATCATGCCAACTGCtacatttattttctcttgaaAATCCCAACTAccttttttttgatcaaaaaaaaaaaagactttagAGTTCAAAGCTTGaatttagagttattatgttttaaattttgacagttttgataattttcttcattttaaaatgattttatattttccgtaatttttttctatatttcatatattaaaaaaataagtaatgGATTAGTAGCTAAACACAAGAAGTTGGACAAGACCCGACAATTTAATACGAGACGCGTTGACCTTGACCTTGACTTTTCGTCAGCACAAAACGTTATCTACGGTAGTCACTGAGAGAgaacaaacaatcaaatttgtttcatatatcaCTCAAAGCTTGATGAGAAGAAACACAGATCAAGAAAGCCCAATTATGTCTTATTactcctctttcttcttccttttcctcttctcctttctcacGAGTTTCAGAGTTTCTGCTCAAGATCCCACTTACGTATACCACACCTGTCAAAATACGGCAAATTACACAAGTAACAGCACTTACAACAACAATCTCAAGACCCTTTTGGCTTCTCTTTCTTCCCGCAACGCTTCCTACTCCACCGGATTCCAAAACGCCACCGTCGGCCAAGCTCCAGACAGAGTCACCGGACTTTTCAACTGCCGTGGAGATGTCTCAACGGAAGTTTGCCGTAGATGCGTCTCCTTTGCCGTCAACGACACCTTAACTCGGTGTCCTAACCAGAAAGAAGCCACACTTTATTACGATGAGTGTGTACTTAGATACTCTAACCAGAATATTCTCTCGACACTAATAACCACCGGTGGAGTTATCTTGGTTAACACCCGGAATGTGACATCTAACCAACTAGACCTGTTAAGTGATTTGGTTTTGCCTACTCTGAACCAAGCCGCCACCGTAGCCTTGAACAGTTCCAAAAAATTCGGTacgagaaaaaacaattttactgCGTTGCAGAGTTTCTATGGACTGGTTCAGTGCACACCTGATCTCACGAGACAAGACTGTTCGCGTTGTCTCCAACTGGTCATCAATCAAATACCTACTGACAGAATTGGTGCAAGAATTATTAATCCGAGCTGTACTTCAAGATACGAGATCTACGCGTTTTACACCGAATCCGCCgttccaccaccaccaccaccaccgtcaATTTCTACTCCTCCAGTTTCAGCTCCTCCGCGATCTGGTCagagctctgtttttttcctctgttttttttttttgccctGATTTCTTGAAATTGGCAAAACCAATATAGAGAGTTTTCTTCTATCTGATTTTTAAGCAAATAATCTTTGAAATGCAGGAAAAGATGGGAATTCAAAGGTGTTAGTGATAGCCATTGTTGTGCCTATTATAGTGGCTGTTCTGCTTTTTATAGCTGGTTATTGTTTCCTTACAAGAAGGGCAAGGAAGAGTTATTACACACCATCTGCATTTGCTGGTAAAGATTTCAAGTGATAAACGATCTTTAATGTCAATGCTCAGCTTGTTTTTCCTGCTTCAAAGACTTTCATTGTGTAACAGGAGATGATATCACAACAGCAGACTCACTACAGCTTGATTATAGAACAATTCAAACTGCAACAGATGATTTTGTAGAGAGTAATAAGATTGGTCAAGGTGGATTTGGTGAGGTTTACAAGGTAAATTATAGTTCCCTTGagctgtgttttttttttcttgaaattttaagCCAACACTTTTGGATAATGGGATGATGCTGATGAAAACAACAGGGTACTTTATCGGATGGGACTGAAGTTGCGGTGAAGCGACTATCAAAGTCATCAGGACAAGGTGAAGTAGAGTTCAAGAACGAGGTTGTTCTTGTTGCAAAGCTACAACATAGAAATCTGGTTAGACTTCTTGGGTTTTGTCTAgacggagaagaaagagtacTGGTCTACGAGTATGTGCCCAACAAAAGTCTTGATTACTTCCTCTTTGGTTAGTTGCATTTAATGCTTTGTTTCAATGATTCTTGATACTTGGGGTTACGAATGTTTAGAGATCTCATTGTGATTTATGGATGTGGACAGACCCTGCAAAGAAAGGCCAGCTGGATTGGACTCGACGATACAAGATTATCGGTGGAGTTGCTCGAGGGATTCTGTATCTTCATCAAGACTCACGACTCACAATCATACACCGTGACCTCAAAGCCAGTAACATTCTCTTGGACGCGGATATGAATCCTAAAATTGCAGATTTTGGAATGGCTAGGATCTTTGGATTGGACCAAACCGAAGAGAACACAAGCAGAATAGTTGGTACCTAGTAAGTCTTCCTCATAACTTCTCATAAGTTGAAGTTTTCTGAACATTCTTTTGTTAACATAGTTTTTGTTGTGGGTTTATAAGTTGAAGTTTTCTGAACATCCTTTGGTTAACATAGTTTTTGTTGTGGGTTACAGTGGTTACATGTCTCCCGAGTATGCAATGCATGGTCAGTACTCAATGAAATCTGATGTCTATAGCTTCGGAGTGTTAGTTCTTGAGATTATAAGTGGCAAGAAGAATAGCAGCTTCTACCAAACAGATGGTGCACATGACTTGGTCTCATATGTAAGTTTTAAACCTATCAAGTTCCATATTTACCTGAACATAGTTGCAAGTGTTGATTGATTGAATAATATTCTAGGCTTGGGGGCTTTGGAGTAACGGGCGACCATTAGAACTCGTGGATCCAGCTATTGTAGAAAATTGCCAAAGGAATGAAGTTGTTCGATGTGTCCATATCGGTCTTTTATGTGTTCAAGAAGATCCTGCTGAGCGTCCGACGTTGTCAACCATTGTTCTGATGCTCACTAGTAACACTGTGACTTTACCCGTGCCACGGCAACCCGGTCTTTTCTTTCAGAGTAGAATTGGAAAAGACCCGCTTGATACAGATACAACGAGCAAATCTCTTCTAGGGTCTGTTGACGATGCATCCATCACAGATATACATCctcgatgatgatgagtttttCCCTTCATACCTGATTCCTGAATCTATTGGTGTTGAAAATAAGTTAAAAACTTCTTTTGTTATAGAATGTTTGTATTGTAATTGTAACCACAAGCAAGTATAAGATATATACCATTTACACGTTTCTCCATGAAGACGTAACAGTGACTTTTCCCTCCAAATTAAGCTTACACAACGATCTAGCAGGTAATTTGATTCAGCATGAAGAGAGTAAAACCAGTAATCGAGAAACGATTCTTAAAGAACTGTGAACTGTTCATAAGCATTTTACAGTGGACACTGTACAACATACAATTACAGATAAACCTGCTATGTTTCTTATGTCCGTggacaaataatataaatgtcATCTGACCATTTTTCTGTTACAACTTTTAAGCTATGATGAGGAACCACATCAATTTTTACGAACTAAATGAGGAAGACTTGCTTGTATACTGATCAGACTCTGATCCTTCAGATACCAGTTTCAGTTGCCTGCTTCGTGGGAAAAATCCCGGTAGGCGAGGCACTGGTAGAGTAATTGTGTTACTAGTCAGCATTAAGATGATTGTTGATAACATTGGACGGTCTTCTGGATTTTCTTGAACACATAACAGCGCGATATGGATGCACCTAGTGACTTCATTACTCTGATAATTCCTTCCAAAAGTTGGATCCACCAGCTCTAATGGTGACTTGTTTCTCCAAAGCCTCGAAGCCTAATACAATGAACAATTAAGTACCTTGGtcatatgttttaaaatgttaaattgttgAAAGTTGAGGACTTTATGCTCACATAAGTGACCAAGTTTCCTGCAGTACTAGTTTCATCCATCTGGTAGACGCCGCTGTTTTTCTTGCCGCTTATAATCTCAAGAACTAAGACTCCAAAGCTATAAATGTCAGATTTCATGGAGTATTGACCATGCATCGCATACTCGGGAGACATGTAAGCGCTGAAAAACATACAACACGGGTTAATATGCAATAGAAAATGGTTTAGTGTTCAGCTACTACGAGCAGAACTTACTAGGTTCCAGCAATTCTGTTCGTGTTTCCTTGAGTTTGCTCCACTCCAAAAATAGTTGCCAATCCAAAATCTGCAATTTTTGGGTTCATGTCTGCATCTAAGAGAATGTTGCTGGCTTTGAGGTCACGATGTATGATTTTGAGCCGtgaatcttgatgaagataTAGAATCCCTCGAGCAATTCCTCCAATGATCTTGTATCGCCGGGTCCAGTCTAGCTGACTTTGCTTTTCCGGGTCTGCACATATCGACAATCAATCAGTATAAAGCTGAAGCAGGATCctttgaataagaaaaattattgacAGGAACCATACCGAAAAGAAAGTAGTCAAGGCTTTTGTTGTGGACAAATTCATAGATCAGAATCTGTTCCTCTCTTTCCAAACAGAATCCAAGAAGTCTAACCAGATTCCTATGTTGAAGTTTTGTCACAAGAACAGCCTCGTTCCTGAACTCCCTTGTGCCTTGTCCTGACTTTTTCGACAGTCGCTTCACAGCTACATCAGTTCCGTTAGAAAGCTTACCCTACGTACaatgaatgaaacaaacattGTTGGTTATTTCCATAAACCAATATGAACttagaaaaaatggaaaacagaGACCTTGTTACCTTGTAAACCGCACCGAATCCACCTTCACCAAGCTTATTACTTGTTGAAAACTTGTTAGTTGCGGCTTCAATTGTCTTAAAATCGTATACCAATGAATCTGTAGTTGAAATATCACTTTCAGCTGCAAAGAATGGGTGTATTAGTTTCGTGTTTCCCGTCTTGGCTACGGGAGTATACATGCTGATAACGAAAGGAAACAATAAAGAGgtaaaacacaaagaaactAACATTCAGTCTTAGTTCTTTGGTAGGATTTTCTTCTCCGGAAAAGAACAAATCCTAAAACCAGCAGTATCAAGATGGCAATAACAGTGGGAACGGTGATCGCCACAACAACTCCAGCTGAGATTCCTTTGCTATCTTCTCACAACACATAGAAAAACAATGTcatatatttaagtttttttgttacaatgaTAGTTTTCTCAGGTGGAAGACTAACCATTGTTGGTCGGGTTGTCCTGATCACCTGCAGGTTGTGGCACAGTCACAGGAGGTTCTGGAGGAGGAGAAGCCACCGTAAGATTATCAAAAGCGTTAGAATATGTATACAAATCCCACCGCAAAAAGCAGCTTGGCCGCATAACAACACCTCCTCGCTTCTGGCTACAGCACGACTGATAGTCAATTGCGCTTTGTCGCAGACAGTTTTCACAATCACCGGAGGAAAGATCCGGCGTGCATTGCATCAATGCATATATATTCAGGAGAGGTGTCAAGACTGCTGAATCAGCTGAGTAATGGTTATCACTTGAAGAAGGTGTGCTTTTTGCTGTGGAAGCTGCAGAAATCATACGACCCATTAATCCTTCCCATATTTTCGTAAACTCTGTTAGATTTGAGTCTAGGTCTCCAGTGTTGGTGAGCCAATTTCGCGGGTTCAGATCAGCAGATCCTGAGAAAGAAGTGTTGGAGTAGCGCACATAGCAAAGCGTTGGCTCACCTGGCCATGAATACGCCTCTGTTTGGTTAGgacaattctttaaaaaaaattcagactCTTTCTTGATACAATCAGAACAGTCTTCTGAAGTTGATCCTGGGATGCACATCCCTATTGCGTAGACACGGTTCGGTTGTTGTCCTATGGAACCGTTGTAGTATAAGCCGTCTTGGTCCGTGACatttgaaggaagagaagagaggatgaGACGGCGATTTACGTCGTAAGTACCGTTGGGTCTGAAAGTCCCCTTGTCCGTCGTGCATGTTTGTGCTGAAACTGAAGCAACACCAAAacttatgaagaaaaaacagaggactGAAAACAAACTCCTCTGCTTCATTGTTTCTTGAAGATTAAAGCAAAAGCTAGATCTTTGTGTTTAGTGTTTGACGCATCTGTACGTTTCTTACCAGTTTAAACAAGCAAAATCGAAGCTTCTctccaaaattttcaaatattgaaTTCGTCAAATTGATGACAGTGGTCCTGAAACCTACAAATATGGTCACGAAAACGAGTGTCAAAAGTCAAAGTCAATGTCAAAAGCTAAAAgtcaataatattttctttgttcacaTTATATAATAAGGGGGTTGTTGAATATTGATTGGAATGTTGACTCAGATAATGACATAAAGGATAAAGTATTCATAGAATCAAACCCAGTGACGCAGAGGCAGATGGAGAGGAACAAGAAAAGTATTGGGCTAAAGTGTCAGTGTCATTAATTTCACAAATAAACCGGCTTTTGTCATAGGCTGCTCAGCACATTCCCAGactatacatatacatttggCAATCAAAGCATTGTAAAAgcctaaaagaaaaaaacagaagattaGCATACCTTTTTTCGTTGTGTTCTGTTCGTCTCAATTTATAGCCTAATCAGTGTCTCTTGGGTTGAGTCATGTAAGAATGCGTACATATGAATCACGCCGAAACCAGAAGAACATGTCGTAATTGGCTGAAACAGAGTAGCAACGAACCACTAGTGTGAGTAACAACAGCAACAATTGAGTCCAAATAGAATgcaaaatatttcataacAAAGGGCTGATATTACAGTGTAGACATTGATAGAGTTTGTTTATAACTTCGAGCCAGTCTACAAACAGATAAAACACCTAAACATGGCTTCTGACTGTTTCAATTATCTTCAACGAGGTTCCAGATCTGTAATGGTTACATCATTGATAGTTTGGGAAGTGGGCCTGTTTGCAGACTGGCTCGACCTCCAAAGCTGGCTGTACATAatttaatcatcaaatcatgAACACACATATTTACCAAAGCTTATAAATAAGGACACAACAGATTAGTGATAGAGGTCTATCAAATTGATGCAGTATTATCCCATGTTTGCTCTCTTACCCCAAATAAGCATCGGAGACGGATTACATTTCCCACCGGAAAACGCAGTTGGCCCGGAGCCCTTAGCTAAATCGTGATTATGCCATTAAACACatcaaaatctaacaaaagaGCACAAACAAATCCGATAATCAATATCATTAAACGCCATTAGAACCAGAAtgctaaaccctaaatccgAGCTCAGAAGAATGCGCAAAGGCTGATTCCGacgaagagagtgaagaagaaaagtcgGTAATAGCGTTTGGTTTCCGGTTCATATGGTATAGGTTTAGTAAATAAACCGGTTTGGGTAAATATTCGTAGAAATTCGTCTACCGGTAAAGCCAAACCGAATCCGTCTAATTTACAGAGCTTTTTTACATGCATAACAACATTTGCGTTACTACTATACATGAATTGgtatgtttataaaattttgaagcCATTCGTATCAGAAATCTTCAATACAACAAACCAATGTTACAATGTAGAAATGATAAAGAGTTTGTATGAAAAATAACTTTGAGTGACTCACAAATCTTACATAACTATGGATCATCACATTTCATTTTCAAGTGAAATAATACCTCACATGTGGAATCTGCGTTGTTTTCAGTAACAATTCCAATTTGTCAATTGGAACAGCAACTTCAACGAGGATCTAGATTTGTAATGGTTACATCATTTTTAGTCTGAGAAGTACATCCCATTGTAAATTGGCTCGACAAAAAGCTATCACGTTCTTTGTTTTGCGGAACAAAGAATCCAGGTGGTTGAGGAACAGATAAAATGAGGGAACTGTTAGTGAGCATCATCATGATTGTTGACAAGTTGGGACGATCTTTAGGATCTTCTTGAACACATAGGAGTGCGATGTGGATGCATCTTATA includes:
- the CRK11 gene encoding cysteine-rich RLK (RECEPTOR-like protein kinase) 11; the encoded protein is MCIPGSTSEDCSDCIKKESEFFLKNCPNQTEAYSWPGEPTLCYVRYSNTSFSGSADLNPRNWLTNTGDLDSNLTEFTKIWEGLMGRMISAASTAKSTPSSSDNHYSADSAVLTPLLNIYALMQCTPDLSSGDCENCLRQSAIDYQSCCSQKRGGVVMRPSCFLRWDLYTYSNAFDNLTVASPPPEPPVTVPQPAGDQDNPTNNDSKGISAGVVVAITVPTVIAILILLVLGFVLFRRRKSYQRTKTESESDISTTDSLVYDFKTIEAATNKFSTSNKLGEGGFGAVYKGKLSNGTDVAVKRLSKKSGQGTREFRNEAVLVTKLQHRNLVRLLGFCLEREEQILIYEFVHNKSLDYFLFDPEKQSQLDWTRRYKIIGGIARGILYLHQDSRLKIIHRDLKASNILLDADMNPKIADFGLATIFGVEQTQGNTNRIAGTYAYMSPEYAMHGQYSMKSDIYSFGVLVLEIISGKKNSGVYQMDETSTAGNLVTYASRLWRNKSPLELVDPTFGRNYQSNEVTRCIHIALLCVQENPEDRPMLSTIILMLTSNTITLPVPRLPGFFPRSRQLKLVSEGSESDQYTSKSSSFSS
- the CRK11 gene encoding cysteine-rich RLK (RECEPTOR-like protein kinase) 11 (cysteine-rich RLK (RECEPTOR-like protein kinase) 11 (CRK11); CONTAINS InterPro DOMAIN/s: Protein kinase, ATP binding site (InterPro:IPR017441), Protein kinase, catalytic domain (InterPro:IPR000719), Protein of unknown function DUF26 (InterPro:IPR002902), Serine-threonine/tyrosine-protein kinase (InterPro:IPR001245), Protein kinase-like domain (InterPro:IPR011009), Serine/threonine-protein kinase, active site (InterPro:IPR008271); BEST Arabidopsis thaliana protein match is: cysteine-rich RLK (RECEPTOR-like protein kinase) 22 (TAIR:AT4G23300.1); Has 122786 Blast hits to 121167 proteins in 4390 species: Archae - 103; Bacteria - 13685; Metazoa - 45057; Fungi - 10628; Plants - 34657; Viruses - 456; Other Eukaryotes - 18200 (source: NCBI BLink).), translated to MKQRSLFSVLCFFFISFGVASVSAQTCTTDKGTFRPNGTYDVNRRLILSSLPSNVTDQDGLYYNGSIGQQPNRVYAIGMCIPGSTSEDCSDCIKKESEFFLKNCPNQTEAYSWPGEPTLCYVRYSNTSFSGSADLNPRNWLTNTGDLDSNLTEFTKIWEGLMGRMISAASTAKSTPSSSDNHYSADSAVLTPLLNIYALMQCTPDLSSGDCENCLRQSAIDYQSCCSQKRGGVVMRPSCFLRWDLYTYSNAFDNLTVASPPPEPPVTVPQPAGDQDNPTNNDSKGISAGVVVAITVPTVIAILILLVLGFVLFRRRKSYQRTKTESESDISTTDSLVYDFKTIEAATNKFSTSNKLGEGGFGAVYKGKLSNGTDVAVKRLSKKSGQGTREFRNEAVLVTKLQHRNLVRLLGFCLEREEQILIYEFVHNKSLDYFLFDPEKQSQLDWTRRYKIIGGIARGILYLHQDSRLKIIHRDLKASNILLDADMNPKIADFGLATIFGVEQTQGNTNRIAGTYAYMSPEYAMHGQYSMKSDIYSFGVLVLEIISGKKNSGVYQMDETSTAGNLVTYASRLWRNKSPLELVDPTFGRNYQSNEVTRCIHIALLCVQENPEDRPMLSTIILMLTSNTITLPVPRLPGFFPRSRQLKLVSEGSESDQYTSKSSSFSS
- the CRK11 gene encoding cysteine-rich RLK (RECEPTOR-like protein kinase) 11; protein product: MKQRSLFSVLCFFFISFGVASVSAQTCTTDKGTFRPNGTYDVNRRLILSSLPSNVTDQDGLYYNGSIGQQPNRVYAIGMCIPGSTSEDCSDCIKKESEFFLKNCPNQTEAYSWPGEPTLCYVRYSNTSFSGSADLNPRNWLTNTGDLDSNLTEFTKIWEGLMGRMISAASTAKSTPSSSDNHYSADSAVLTPLLNIYALMQCTPDLSSGDCENCLRQSAIDYQSCCSQKRGGVVMRPSCFLRWDLYTYSNAFDNLTVASPPPEPPVTVPQPAGDQDNPTNNDSKGISAGVVVAITVPTVIAILILLVLGFVLFRRRKSYQRTKTESESDISTTDSLVYDFKTIEAATNKFSTSNKLGEGGFGAVYKGKLSNGTDVAVKRLSKKSGQGTREFRNEAVLVTKLQHRNLVRLLGFCLEREEQILIYEFVHNKSLDYFLFDPEKQSQLDWTRRYKIIGGIARGILYLHQDSRLKIIHRDLKASNILLDADMNPKIADFGLATIFGVEQTQGNTNRIAGTYAYMSPEYAMHGQYSMKSDIYSFGVLVLEIISGKKNSGVYQMDETSTAGNLVTYVSIKSSTFNNLTF